A window of the Lolium perenne isolate Kyuss_39 chromosome 7, Kyuss_2.0, whole genome shotgun sequence genome harbors these coding sequences:
- the LOC127313913 gene encoding uncharacterized protein produces the protein MLRSPGHSPRHLSPSPSPAPSTPRPASPTPSSASASASTLATTTSSKRRRPEVLDEDTYVVAIERIIERDFFPDLPRLRDRLDWLQAVRSRDPLLLRDAQLKILDRRRRLQRSGPLPTPTPATSTALRSPSFLATPSAAPSAAGGPEEEDEDEDVSAALSLDGFFRRYTSEDNESFSRILDKVNHRRRERYAHLLEPGQAAEKQLLEDAKRDRVTDGYGTSGQPPSTLEGAKFTAKNLLMYHPADRGEAPLTDEELAVRLKGLTKEIDKSNTRLHGKALAEDGRPKEEEAAAILYALVAGSTPGGIAYNDPDKGKKYDLEDLRKTPNPFYIESGKKADNGYSFVKTPSPAPGVDESPFMTWGEIDGTPLRLDPDETPGGSERSHFKIPPPPVRDVKAHVLSRDAAKRIKARTNMFHKPPLPSPARGGSASPRTLSPAAQKFVRNAIAKSTRTIDESLRASYRGSTPPASTPKTRFSTDPGLGSRSPSARKGSTPPW, from the coding sequence ATGCTCCGCTCCCCCGGCCACTCCCCTCGCCACCTCTCCCCCTCGCCCTCCCCGGCCCCCTCCACTCCTCGGCCCGCCTCCCCCACCCCGTCGTCCGCCTCCGCCTCAGCGTCCACCctcgccaccaccacctcctccaagcgccGCCGCCCGGAGGTGCTCGACGAGGACACCTACGTCGTCGCCATCGAGCGCATCATCGAGCGCGACTTCTTCCCGGACCTGCCCCGCCTCCGCGACCGCCTCGACTGGCTCCAGGCCGTGCGCTCCCGGGACCCGCTCCTGCTCCGCGACGCGCAGCTCAAGATcctcgaccgccgccgccgcctccagcgcagcgggccgctcCCCACCCCGACGCCCGCCACCTCCACCGCGCTCCGCTCCCCGTCCTTCCTCGCGACCCCCTCCGCCGCCCCCTCCGCCGCGGGCGgccccgaggaggaggacgaggacgaggacgtctCCGCCGCGCTCTCGCTCGACGGCTTCTTCCGCCGCTACACCAGCGAGGACAACGAGTCCTTCTCGCGCATCCTCGACAAGGTCAACCACCGCCGCCGCGAGCGCTACGCCCACCTCCTGGAGCCCGGCCAGGCGGCCGAAAAGCAGCTGCTGGAGGATGCCAAGCGCGACAGGGTAACTGATGGGTACGGTACGTCAGGGCAGCCGCCGAGCACGCTGGAGGGCGCCAAGTTTACGGCCAAGAACCTGCTCATGTACCACCCGGCTGACCGAGGGGAGGCGCCGCTcaccgacgaggagctcgccgtgCGGCTAAAGGGGCTCACCAAGGAGATCGACAAGTCGAACACCAGGCTGCATGGGAAGGCTCTGGCTGAGGACGGGAGGCccaaggaggaggaggcggccgccATACTGTATGCTCTGGTTGCAGGCTCCACTCCTGGAGGAATTGCCTACAATGATCCTGACAAAGGAAAGAAGTACGATTTGGAGGATCTGAGGAAGACGCCAAACCCGTTCTACATCGAGTCGGGGAAGAAGGCAGACAACGGGTACAGCTTTGTGAAAACACCGTCGCCGGCACCTGGCGTGGACGAGTCCCCGTTCATGACGTGGGGTGAGATTGATGGAACGCCGCTGAGGTTGGATCCTGATGAGACACCAGGGGGTAGTGAGAGGTCACATTTCAAGATCCCGCCTCCACCTGTTCGAGATGTCAAGGCGCACGTGCTGTCCAGGGATGCTGCAAAGAGGATAAAGGCACGGACGAATATGTTCCACAAGCCTCCGCTACCATCCCCTGCGAGGGGAGGCAGTGCCAGCCCTAGGACCCTGTCGCCTGCAGCACAGAAGTTTGTGAGAAATGCCATCGCCAAGTCTACACGGACCATCGACGAGTCCCTCCGTGCAAGTTACAGAGGGTCAACCCCACCTGCAAGCACTCCAAAGACGAGGTTTTCAACAGACCCAGGCCTGGGATCACGATCTCCTTCGGCGAGGAAGGGTTCCACCCCTCCCTGGTGA